The region AGCTTCACCAATAGCATCATCTAAAGTTTCGCCCATTAATTTTAAATTATGATTTTCATCCATATGATAGATGCTAGTGTGACCACCAGAAGCAGCAACTGTTATAGCAGGTAATTTAACCTCATTTTCAATAAAAGTTGAATAAATATGACCGTCTAGATGATTTATTGGTATAAGAGGTATATTGTGTCTATAACTTAAACCTTCTGCAAAAAGTAAGCCAACAAGCAAAGAACCAATTAAACCGGGTCTATTAGTAACTGCAATGTAGTCTATATCTTTCATTGTCATATTTGCTTTTTCCAAGCATTGATAAAAAACATATGTAATATTTTCGATGTGATGTCTTGAAGCTATTTCAGGAACAACACCACCATAGAGTTTGTGTATAGGTATTTGTGTAGCTATAATGTTGCTATAAACTTTTGTTCCATCTTCTACAATAGCTATAGAAGTTTCATCACATGAACTTTCTATTCCTAATATCTTCATAATTATCTCATTTCTTTCTTGTATATAAAAATTATAACCTATTTATATGAAATTTTCAATAAAAAAAAGTTTATATACTAGCTAAATAAAAGTGAAATGAATATGAATAAAAGTAAATGCTTATGGAAAATATTTATAACCTTAATATAGTCGTATATAGTTGTAATATATTTACAATAAATTAATATAATTAAAAAAATTCAAAGAAAAATAAAAAAATGTAGCAAAAAAGCTTGCTTTTATAATGGGGGGGGGTATATACTATGGTTAGGAGGTAGTTACTTATGAATATTGAAGTAAATTTGAAAAAATTCAAAACAACTATAAAGAAAAAAAGAAAAATAACATTAGCGTTGATGTTAAGTTTTTTGATGACAGGGACTATTGGTTTTGCTGAAACACCAACAGTAGAAGAACTACAACAAAAGATACAAGAATTACAAATTAAAATAGAACAACTAGAAGTAAAGAATAAAGAAATGGAAAATAGATTTAAATTTGAAGCAGTTATAGCTGGAAAAGGAGCAAAAATTGGAGGTTATGAAGTTCCAAATGAAAAAATTAGAGGCATAGCTATAGGGCAAGAAGCTACAATAGATGCACAAGGTGGGAATGATGAGGATTATAGTATTGCAATAGGTAGAAAAGCTAGAGTTACATCTAATGGGTTAGATTTTAGTAGTATAGCATTAGGTGATGGTGCTTATGTACTTAATGGAAGTGGAAAACAAGAATGGGCTTTAAGCTTTGATAGCGATAATTGGGATGTAGTAAAAGGTTTTTTTAATGTTACAGTTAATGGGCTAAAAAAAAGTAGTAGGATTCCAGGAGGCATTGCAATAGGGACGGATGCATATGCAAGGACTGGTAGTATACAAATAGGATCTCATACATACGAAGGTAAAATGGGAGGTATTGAAGTAATTAAAAATAATGATGAAACTTCAAATGATACTAATCGGCAAGCAAATATTGTTAATATGACAACAATAGGAACAAACTCTTACCAAAAAGCAGCTATGGGAACTATGGTTGGAGCGTACAATATATCTACTGGAAATTTTGATGGTAGTGGAGGATTTAATAGTTTCAGTTATGGTGCACAAAATTTTGGATCTAGTGTATTTGGGACATTGAATAGTATAAAATCAAAAGGTAAAAATGGTACATCAGGTGTAGCTAATAGTATTGTTGGTATAGCAAATATTACTGAAAATGCTAATGGATCATTAGTCTTTGGGGCTGGGAACGTTATTAAAAATTCAAACGAATATTTAAGTTTAACCGATACATTGACAGAATCATTTAAAAATGTAGATGATGCAGTAACAAAATTTCAAGATGTTATTGGTAAAAATAAAGCTGGAGGAGCAACACTTGCTATAGGTGGAGCTAATAAGGCAGATTATACAAAACAAGTTTCAATGATTGGAACTAGAAATGAAATTAAAGGGACTTCTAGTAAAAAAACAGAATTAGTTTCAGTTAGTGGAGATAACAATTTAGTTGAAAATTCAAGAAATATTGTTGCAGGTAAGAACTTTCATGTTAAAGGTGAAGGTAATGTTCTTCAAGGATTTAATAAAGACGAGTCAAAAAGAAATGAAGTTACAAATAATAATGTGGTAGCACTTGGAAATGATATTAAAGTTAGCACAGATAATTCTGTATACTTAGGAATGGAAAGTGCTAATAGTGTAGATAAAAATTCATTATGGAGAAGCGATAAAGATAAGAGAGATCAAACATATAAAGAATATGCAGGCTTTGATCATATTGGTGGTATAGTTACAGTAGGTAATGATACATTAACACGTGTTATACAAAATGTAGCACCAGGATTAATATCAGCTACATCAACAGATGCTATTAATGGGTCACAACTATATAACTATGTAGCTAAACAATATATAACTATAAAAGATGGAAAAGGTGGAGAAACTAAAGTTAAATTAGGTGATACACTAACATTAAAAGGAACAACAATAGATGTTACAGTTAAAGCCCCAGAACCAACACAAACAAATGTTAGTCAACCTGCTATAGCACCACAACCTGTTGCACCAGTATCAGAAGCAAAACCACAAGAACATACAGTTACTTATGAAACAGATACATTTGAATATAAGTTAAGAGATGAAGCAGGTAAAGTTACATCATTAATTGAAGGGGCAGATGGTAAATTATACACTCAAGA is a window of Sneathia sanguinegens DNA encoding:
- a CDS encoding YadA-like family protein; translation: MNIEVNLKKFKTTIKKKRKITLALMLSFLMTGTIGFAETPTVEELQQKIQELQIKIEQLEVKNKEMENRFKFEAVIAGKGAKIGGYEVPNEKIRGIAIGQEATIDAQGGNDEDYSIAIGRKARVTSNGLDFSSIALGDGAYVLNGSGKQEWALSFDSDNWDVVKGFFNVTVNGLKKSSRIPGGIAIGTDAYARTGSIQIGSHTYEGKMGGIEVIKNNDETSNDTNRQANIVNMTTIGTNSYQKAAMGTMVGAYNISTGNFDGSGGFNSFSYGAQNFGSSVFGTLNSIKSKGKNGTSGVANSIVGIANITENANGSLVFGAGNVIKNSNEYLSLTDTLTESFKNVDDAVTKFQDVIGKNKAGGATLAIGGANKADYTKQVSMIGTRNEIKGTSSKKTELVSVSGDNNLVENSRNIVAGKNFHVKGEGNVLQGFNKDESKRNEVTNNNVVALGNDIKVSTDNSVYLGMESANSVDKNSLWRSDKDKRDQTYKEYAGFDHIGGIVTVGNDTLTRVIQNVAPGLISATSTDAINGSQLYNYVAKQYITIKDGKGGETKVKLGDTLTLKGTTIDVTVKAPEPTQTNVSQPAIAPQPVAPVSEAKPQEHTVTYETDTFEYKLRDEAGKVTSLIEGADGKLYTQDFLDKNEYKVDKWVKKGTNEVSENLSDNQHEKNGTNVILSTKYGNIISNVSDGKKDTDAVNVKQLKEVEDKIKNISNDSIDEAKEKSNLALSGVANAIAIANLVQVNSYSDYRHNLSAAYGYYGKQHALAIGFSGVTENRRVGYKISGSVNTKGNLGLGVGVGVMLGEKSERKLYPEKSNLVKDLKEKVNMQNKQIEELKKENQEIKEMLKKIMEKK